In Anopheles gambiae chromosome 2, idAnoGambNW_F1_1, whole genome shotgun sequence, a single window of DNA contains:
- the LOC1273971 gene encoding RNA-binding protein PNO1 isoform X1, with product MEVDTAAESVPREATGTEKLHKRKPATQLSEIRQVLIPKTRKTALKENWMKIFTPVVEQLSLMIRYNVKNSKVHVRIQNGPGIAILPSKLLTQPATCSSPQVEIKATDATPDLTYLQKADDFVRAFALGFEVEDALAMIRLDDLFIESFDVTDVKSLKGDHLSRAIGRLAGKGGRTKFTVENTTKTRIILQGSKIHIMGSYKYIQHAKRALSHLILGSPASKVYGNLRTVAANQASQRM from the exons ATGGAGGTCGATACAGCCGCTGAAAGCGTTCCCCGGGAAGCGACCGGCACGGAAAAACTGCACAAGAGGAAACCTGCAACGCAGTTGAGTGAGATTCGTCAAGTGCTTATCCCAAAGACACG CAAAACGGCGTTGAAAGAAAACTGGATGAAAATTTTTACACCCGTTGTCGAGCAACTCTCCCTGATGATACGATACAACGTTAAAAATAGTAAGGTACATGTTCGAATCCAAAACGGGCCTGGTATCGCTATTCTGCCCAGCAAACTTCTAACCCAGCCGGCAACTTGTTCATCCCCACAGGTGGAAATAAAGGCCACTGATGCGACGCCAGACCTCACCTACCTGCAGAAAGCGGACGACTTTGTGCGTGCCTTTGCGCTTGGATTCGAGGTGGAGGACGCGCTAGCAATGATCCGGCTGGACGATCTGTTCATCGAAAGCTTCGACGTAACGGACGTGAAGTCGCTTAAGGGTGACCACCTTAGTCGAGCGATCGGACGGCTGGCGGGAAAGGGTGGCCGGACCAAGTTCACCGTAGAAAACACGACCAAGACGCGCATCATTCTGCAGGGCTCGAAAATTCACATCATGGGCAGCTACAAGTACATCCAGCACGCCAAACGCGCCCTTAGCCATCTGATTCTGGGCTCGCCGGCCAGCAAGGTGTACGGTAACCTGCGCACGGTGGCCGCCAATCAAGCCTCGCAGCGAATGTAG
- the LOC1273971 gene encoding RNA-binding protein PNO1 isoform X2 — protein sequence MEVDTAAESVPREATGTEKLHKRKPATQLSEIRQVLIPKTRKTALKENWMKIFTPVVEQLSLMIRYNVKNSKVEIKATDATPDLTYLQKADDFVRAFALGFEVEDALAMIRLDDLFIESFDVTDVKSLKGDHLSRAIGRLAGKGGRTKFTVENTTKTRIILQGSKIHIMGSYKYIQHAKRALSHLILGSPASKVYGNLRTVAANQASQRM from the exons ATGGAGGTCGATACAGCCGCTGAAAGCGTTCCCCGGGAAGCGACCGGCACGGAAAAACTGCACAAGAGGAAACCTGCAACGCAGTTGAGTGAGATTCGTCAAGTGCTTATCCCAAAGACACG CAAAACGGCGTTGAAAGAAAACTGGATGAAAATTTTTACACCCGTTGTCGAGCAACTCTCCCTGATGATACGATACAACGTTAAAAATAGTAAG GTGGAAATAAAGGCCACTGATGCGACGCCAGACCTCACCTACCTGCAGAAAGCGGACGACTTTGTGCGTGCCTTTGCGCTTGGATTCGAGGTGGAGGACGCGCTAGCAATGATCCGGCTGGACGATCTGTTCATCGAAAGCTTCGACGTAACGGACGTGAAGTCGCTTAAGGGTGACCACCTTAGTCGAGCGATCGGACGGCTGGCGGGAAAGGGTGGCCGGACCAAGTTCACCGTAGAAAACACGACCAAGACGCGCATCATTCTGCAGGGCTCGAAAATTCACATCATGGGCAGCTACAAGTACATCCAGCACGCCAAACGCGCCCTTAGCCATCTGATTCTGGGCTCGCCGGCCAGCAAGGTGTACGGTAACCTGCGCACGGTGGCCGCCAATCAAGCCTCGCAGCGAATGTAG
- the LOC11176109 gene encoding GRB10-interacting GYF protein 2, with protein MELDNIYLNKLPIVAATGSEGGTWNHYAFIESTWGERKILLKIIVFSPLYNTPLSFLSEIDHEVLQQTAIRLERPWNDFLHETKLALCTEGGANGFSYAVEENNFVWRKVVGPALTVAYGSVILLRSQCLLSDVLSNSIATQNRLRNDVQLKNKVLHELKEEHEELVELQRQQEEDSRLYEIELITKCISILNEKKEVINHLKKKLAEDDDEAEGEQEGRDEDEREEEEERRRVETVAAAAAAAAAAAAAVGSYGGRRLATEEEDAAASPLGASDSEPFLVDSDPQDQDEHGTLPKRTKYQLAQRSATTTSASSSVSSTVTRKSTVPEEDDVGAREQPDGQLDDLYNKDTQELLQQM; from the coding sequence ATGGAGCTGGATAATATATATCTGAACAAGCTGCCGATCGTAGCCGCCACGGGCAGCGAGGGCGGCACCTGGAACCACTACGCGTTCATCGAGAGCACCTGGGGCGAGCGCAAGATACTGCTGAAGATAATCGTGTTCAGCCCGCTGTACAACACGCCCCTCAGCTTCCTGTCCGAGATCGACCACGAGGTGCTGCAGCAGACGGCCATTCGGCTGGAGCGGCCCTGGAACGATTTCCTGCACGAGACCAAGCTGGCACTCTGCACCGAGGGCGGCGCGAACGGGTTCAGCTACGCGGTCGAGGAGAACAATTTCGTGTGGCGCAAGGTGGTGGGGCCCGCGCTAACCGTCGCGTACGGTTCGGTCATACTGCTGCGCTCCCAGTGCCTGCTGTCGGATGTGCTGTCCAACTCAATCGCCACCCAGAACCGTTTGCGCAACGATGTGCAGCTGAAGAACAAGGTGCTGCACGAGCTGAAGGAGGAGCACGAGGAGCTGGTCGAGCTGCAGCGCCAGCAGGAAGAGGACAGCCGGCTGTACGAGATCGAACTGATAACGAAGTGCATCAGCATACTGAACGAGAAGAAGGAGGTGATCAACCATCTGAAGAAAAAGCTTGCCGAAGACGACGATGAAGCAGAGGGCGAGCAGGAAGGGCGGGACGAGGACGAgcgagaggaggaggaagagcgCCGGCGGGTTGAGACGGTGGCTGCcgcggctgcggcggcggcggctgctgctgctgctgtggggtCGTACGGTGGTCGGCGGTTGGCGACTGAAGAGGAAGATGCCGCAGCATCCCCGCTTGGAGCGAGCGATTCGGAACCGTTCCTGGTGGACAGCGATCCACAGGATCAGGACGAGCACGGCACGCTGCCCAAGCGAACTAAGTATCAGCTGGCGCAGCGCAGTGCGACAACCACATCGGCCAGCAGTAGTGTGTCGTCCACGGTTACCCGCAAATCGACGGTGCCGGAGGAGGACGATGTCGGCGCACGGGAACAGCCCGATGGCCAGCTGGACGATCTGTACAATAAGGACACGCAGGAACTTTTGCAGCAGATGTAA
- the LOC1273973 gene encoding ras-related protein Rab-1A: MSPEYDYLFKLLLIGDSGVGKSCLLLRFADDTYTESYISTIGVDFKIRTIDLDGKTIKLQIWDTAGQERFRTITSSYYRGAHGIIVVYDCTDHDSFENVKQWLEEIERYACDNVNKLLVGNKCDLQTKKRVDTTTAMELANQLGIPFLETSAKNATNVEQAFMTMAAEIKNRVGPPSSAADPPSAVKIDKGRNVEAKSGCC, translated from the exons ATGAGTCCCGAATA CGACTACTTGTttaagctgctgctgatcggtGATTCCGGCGTTGGAAAGTCATGCCTACTGCTAAGATTTGCT GACGATACATACACGGAAAGTTACATCAGCACAATTGGTGTAGATTTT AAAATTCGAACCATAGATCTGgatggaaaaacaatcaaattgcAAATT TGGGATACTGCCGGACAGGAACGGTTCCGCACGATAACGTCGTCCTACTATCGCGGGGCACATGGTATCATCGTGGTGTACGATTGTACCGATCACGATTCGTTCGAGAACGTGAAGCAATGGCTGGAGGAAATCGAGCGCTACGCTTGCgacaatgtaaacaaactgctaGTGGGCAACAAGTGTGATCTGCAGACGAAGAAACGCGTCGATACTACCACGGCAATG GAATTGGCGAATCAATTGGGCATTCCATTCCTTGAGACGTCGGCGAAAAACGCAACCAACGTAGAGCAGGCATTCATGACCATGGCGGCCGAAATCAAGAATCGCGTAGGACCCCCGTCCAGTGCCGCAGATCCGCCAAGTGCTGTGAAGATCGACAAGGGGCGCAACGTGGAGGCAAAGTCGGGCTGTTGCTGA